CTTTGTTTTTACCTTCCATGCCATCTGTCTCTCCTATCTTAGTGATAGGAAAAACTTTAGCTTTTTTATATTGAAAAGTGTAAACCATGTCTCTTTACATGTGTAAAGGATGTCTCTTTGCTATACACACGTTGCACGTGGGAAGAGATATTTAAATTCTTTCAGCTATTCGGTTTATGTATGCATAAAAGTAAAACCAAACAACTTCAGCAAAACAAGCCTGTTCTCAAATCCGGATCTTCCCACCTCTTATCGTATCAAATATATTTACGCTAAAATATATCAATTATAGTTTAGGACAGGTCAAAAATGGCAAAAGTAAAAAAAGAGAAAGAGTCCATAGAGAAAGCGGTGATGAACTTTGACTTTACCGAAGGGTGTTTATGAGTGATATTGTTATTTATGAGGATGGAACTCTTACGATAGGTGCAAGAGTAGAACAGGAAAGTATTTGGCTTAGTCAAAAACAGATGGCTGAATTGTTTGAAGTAGATAGCGATACGATATCGTACCATCTGAAAAACATTTATAAAAGCAGTGAATTAAGTAAAGAATCAACTACCGAAAAAATTTCGGTAGTTCAAAAAGAAGGGACAAGAGAAGTAAAAAGAAAGATCTCTTTTTACAATCTTGATGCGATTATTTCAGTAGGCTATAGAGTCAATAGTCAAAAGGCAACACAATTTAGAATTTGGTCAACCAATATTTTAAAGCAATATATTTTAGAAGGTTATGCACTTAATAAAGAGCGGCTTCGACAACAAAAACTTGAAGAGTTGGACAAAACAATTCAACTTATAAAACAAGGCTTGAAAAATCAAGAATTGAGCCTTCAGGAAGCCAAAGGCTTTGTGGAGATCGTCGGCAGCTATGCCAAGAGCTGGGCATTATTGCAGGGGTATGACGACCAGAGCCTTCAGGAGGTACTGCAAAGCAGAGAGGAGAAGTTTGTTCTCGATTACGATGAAGCCAAAGCGGCCATTGCGGAATTGAAGCGGACGCTCATTGCCAAAGGGGAGGCTACGGAGCTTTTCGGGCAGGAGAAAGCGGGAGAGTTCAAAGGCAATCTGCTCAACATCTACCAGAGTTTCGGTGGAGCCGACCTGCTGCCCTCTCTCGAAGCCAAAGCGGCAAACCTGCTCTACTACATCATTAAAGGTCATCCGTTCAACGACGGTAACAAGCGCATCGGTGCATATCTGTTCGTGCTGTTCCTGCATAAAAACGGCATGCTCTACAAACCAAACGGCGAACCGAAGATCAATGACAATGCCCTGGCTTCCGTCGCCCTGCTAGTCGCACAGTCGGATCCTACGCACAAAGAGATCCTGATCAGGCTGGTGATGAATATGCTGTATGACGGGGATGAGAAGATCGAGGTGGTCTGACACCTTTCCCCGTAGATCTTGTTCCCATGTTGCACGTGGGAACAGATATTTAAATTCTTTTACCAATTTGGCTTATGTATGCTTACTTGAATTTCATAATGTTTAAAACCCTAACATTATTACGCTAAAATATATTACTTCAAAAAAGTGGGGAGAGATATTTTGGCATTTACCGAAGCAGATACCAGAGCTAAACTCATCGACCCCAGACTCAAATCCAGCAACTGGCTGGAGTCTAACATTGTTCGTGAATACTACTTTACCGACGGGCGGAAGCTCATCGGCGGGAAGCGTGGGAAGCAGTATTATGTGGACTACCTTCTTGTATATGAAAACACCAATCTTGCCATCATCGAAGCCAAAGCTGAGAACAAAGACCCTCTGGACGGTCTGCAGCAGTCCATCAACTACGCCCAAAAACTCAAGATAGATTTTGTCTATGCGACCAACGGGCATAAGATATATGAACACAACCTCATTACAGGCAAAGGTGACTGGGTAGAAAAGTTTCCTACGCCTCAGACACTTTTTGAGCGAAAATTCCCTACGATTACACCTGCCAAAGAGAAGCTCATCAAACAGCCTTATCATTTCGAAGGCAACATGAAACCACGCTACTACCAGCAGATCGCGGTAGATAAAACCCTTGAAGCCATTGCCAACGGTAAAGACAAGGTATTGCTTACTCTGGCGACAGGTACAGGTAAAACCTACATCGCTTTTCAGATCGTCTACAGGCTCTTTGAAGCCAAGTGGAGCAGGACAGGCACAGAGAGACGACCAAAAGTGCTCTTTCTTGCTGACCGTAACGTATTGGCCGACCAGGCGTTCAACACTTTCAACCCTCTGGAGAAGGACATTGTCCGTGTCAACGGCAAGGAGATACGCAAACGGGGCGGCAGGGTACCGACTAATGCCAATGTCTTTTTTGCTATCTATCAGTCCATTGCAGAGCGAAAGTCAGACGAGTTCGATGCCGAGAATGATGTCACAGCCTACTACAAGCAGTACCCACCGGAGTTCTTCGACCTTGTCATTATCGACGAGTGTCACAGAGGCTCTGCCAATGAGGAGAGTTCATGGAGAGACATTCTTGATTACTTTGGTTCGGCGGTGCATCTGGGGCTGACAGCGACACCCAAACGGGGAGACAATGTCGACACCTACGCATACTTCGGCGAGCCGGTCTATGAGTACAGCCTCAAAGAGGGGATCAACGACGGTTTCCTGACTCCCTACAAGGTCAAGCGCATCCAGACCAACATTGACGAGTACCGCTTCAACCCCAACGATATCATTCAGGGAGAGCTTGAAGAGCAGATCGTCGCACTCGACAAGTTTGAAAAGCAGGTCATCATCCCCAAGCGTACAGAGCTCATCGCCAGAACCATACTCGAACAGATCAACCCTATGGACAAGACCATTGTCTTTTGTGTGAACCAAAAACACGCTATAGACATGAAGATAGCCATAGACAAGTACAAAACCGTCAAAGACAATGACTACTGTGTCCGTGTCACTTCCGATGAGGGAGAGATAGGGCGAGACTACCTCGAAGCATTCCAGAATAACGACAGAGACATCCCGACCATTTTGACCTCTTCCAAAATGCTCACTACAGGGGTAGATGCAAAAAATGTACGCAATGTCGTTCTCACAGCTCCCATCCGCTCCATGACAGAGTTCAAGCAGATCATCGGACGCGGTACGAGGGTATATGACGGCAAGGACTTTTTTACCATCATCGACTTTGTAGGTGCAACCAATCTCTTCTATGATGATGCCTGGGATGGTCTGCCCGAAGAGCAGATAGACGATACGACTGTGGAACCTGACAAAGGTGCAGACAAGATCAAAGAACCTAAACAACCCTACGGGTCTTCGACAGGCTCAGACACCGATGAGACAGAGAGTAAGAAACAGGAGAAAGTGACCATCGACATACGAGGTAGAAAACTCAAGGTCATAGACATAGAGACCACCTATGTAGGAGAAGACGGTATCCCACTCAAGACGCATGAGTACCTGGAGTTTCTTGTAGGTGTGCTGGAGAAATTCTTCCATGATGAAAAGCAGCTCAGAGAGATCTGGTCAGACCCCATCAAGCGTGAGGAACTTTTAGAGAAGTTGCGAGCGATGCAGATAGACGAAGTCCAACTGGAAGAACTCAAGACAATTTTCGATGCAGAAGATAGTGACATCTACGATGTACTGGCCCATCTGGCATTTAATCTCGACATCAAGACACGAAGTGAGAGGGCTTTTGCGGTGCATTACCGAAAGTATATAGAGAAGTATCATAACGGTAAGGTCAAAGCGTTTTTGAACTTCATTCTGGAGAGGTATGAGAAAGATGGGGTCAAAGAGATGGGGAGTGACAAGCTCTCATCGCTTATTAAATTGAGTGGTATAGACAGAAATGAACTCAAAGAGGCATTTGAAAGTGCAGCCAATATTCGTGAGGGGTATTTTGGGTTGCAGAGGGAGATTTACAGGTGAGTGATATGGTAGAGAAAAACAGTTTTTATGAGAATGTTAAAAATATACTTCAGTCTGCAAGAGCAAATGCCTATAAACAAGTTAATTTTATTATGGTTGAGGCGTATTGGAATATAGGTAAGCAGATTGTTGAAGAAGAGCAGAGTGGAAAGGAGAGAGCTGAGTATGGAAAATATCTTATTAAAGAGCTTTCTAAAAGATTGACAGATGATTTTGGAAAAGGATTTACTCAGCAGAATCTTAGAAATATGAGACAGTTTTATAAGCTTTTCCCAATTCGCTCCTCACTGCGTAGCGAATTGGCTTGGACACACTACAGACTACTGTTGCGCATAGATAATCAAGTATCTCGAGAGTGGTATATGAATGAAGCTGTAGCTTCCAATTGGAGTACAAGAGCCCTAGAACGGCAGATAGGGTCTCACTACTATGAGAGGATCGTAGCCAGTAGAGATAAGAGCATCATCAAAGAAGAAGCAGAACAACATACAAAGAGTATGCAGCTCACCCCAAAAGATATTATCAAAGACCCTTATGTTCTAGAGTTTTTAGACTTGAAAGACAATAAAAACTTTAGAGAGAACGACTTGGAGTCTGCACTCATCGATAAAGTACAGGATTTTTTATTGGAGCTAGGACGAGGGTTTGCATTTGTGAGTCGCCAAAAGCATATCCGTACAGAGCTTAGTGATTTCTATATCGATCTGGTGTTTTATAACTATATTCTCAAATGTTTTGTCATCATAGACCTCAAAAGAGGAAAACTCTCTCACCAGGACATTGGTCAGATGGATATGTATGTCAATATGTTCAATGATCTGGAAAAAGCTCCTGAAGACAACCCTACTATAGGTATCATACTCTGCACAGACAAAGACAATACCGTAGTGAAATACTCAAGTATCGACAATGAGAAGCTCTTTGTATCTAAGTATCAGTTATATCTTCCTACAGAAGAGGAGTTGAAAGCTGAGATTGAGAAGGATATTTTGGAGTTGGGGTTGATGAATATAGATGATCAAAAGGATTATATTGGAAATAATTAGACCTAGACTAACAGATCATCATGGTATTCATAAGAGTCAAGCTGATTTAGATTTTGCAATACAATTTTTTGATGAAGACTTACCCCTATATGTAGACCCCTTTTTATTATGGAAATCTCCTTCACAGCAAGATAACGCGTTACATACAACTATTATAAACTCTTTCAATCATTTAAATTATCTTATTAAAAAGAAACGAGAAGATGAAGCTGTATCTTTACTTGTAGATATATCGGAGTGTCACGAAGTTGGACTAGGTGTATCACAAACAAGAAGAGGCACAAAAATTAGTAAAAAACAGGCTAAAGATATTCTAAATTTATTTCAAGATATTCCAGAGTATAGCCAATTTGGATTTACGCATTTTGAAATTATACAATTGTATATATCAGGTATTTCAAAAGATAGAATAAGTGATATTGCGTGTAATTATTTAAAATCTTTTTTAATTGATTACACTATAGGACAATGTGAAATTCATAATATACCTATCGAGGGTGTTATTTTAGATTCTATATATAATTACAAAACTAATAAATTAGATATAAATCAAAAAGTTTATTTACCTGTTAATCCGAAAACTAAAGAACCAATAATCTTTACGCCTAAAAGATGGTTAAGATTTAATACTTGGATAAACTATGAAGACTATTTTCAAAAGTATTGTCCAAGAGATGAAATTTTTAATCCAAATGAACCTGAAGAGAGAGTTAAGGTTTTAAACTTTAATAGGGAGAACTATGGAGTAGTTGAAGGGTATATTGAATATAAAACTAAAACTATTGAAGATTGTAAAAATGACCCTTTATTTAGTCAAATACCAATTCTTTCAGCACGAAGAAAATTAAATCAAATATTAAAATTAAATACAGGAAAAGAAAATGGGGCAGATATAAAGTATGAAGAGTTATCTGCTTCATTATTGGCTTCACTGTTTTATCCTCATTTAGATTTTGCTCAAACTCAAAGTCGAACAGAATCAGGACGACATATTCGAGATTTGATTTTCTATAATAATAGAGATATAGATTTTTTAGATGAAATTTTTACAGAGTATAATAATAGACAGTTGGTTATTGAAATGAAAAATGTAAAAGAAATCAGTCGAGACCATATAAATCAATTAAATAGGTATATGCAAGACAACATAGGTAATTTCGGAGTATTCTTAACACGAAACCCACTAAGTAAAGCTATGTATGAGAATACTATTAATTTATGGTCTTCACAAAGAAAGTGCATCATTGCAATTACTGATGAAGATTTAAAATTAATGGTTGAAGTATATGAAAGTAAACAACGAACACCAATTGAAGTATTAAAGAAGAAGTATATAGAGTTTAGAAGAGCTTGTCCTTCTTAATAAAACAAAAATGGAGCAAAAATGAATAAATCAGATATAGATATGTTTAACAAACTTTCAGGTCAGCTAAAGAGTGCATATGAAGAGATTTCGGTCTTGTCTAAAAAAAATCCAAATGATGCTGTTAACAAATTTAAACTAAAGCTTTTAAATAAGTTAATTGAAGATAGCAATAAGCTTCTTACTGGTAAATATAAACCTTTTAATGATTTTAATATTTTTGATGAAGATGATATGCCACAAAATAGTGATATAGTTTTTATCCTTTCTCAGTATATGAAATCTTTCAATAAATACAAGGCAGATAATACTGATGAGTTTGGTAGTTGGCTTTAGCTTGAAAAATGATAGAATAATTAAAATCTAAAGGATTAAATGTGAGCAAACTATACTATACAACTGAAGAGAAAGCACAAAATTATGATACAACAATGCCTTTGTTGGAGGCTATGTATATAGAATTTAAAGAGTTGTCAAAGAAAAAACCTGATGCAGCAGTTAGTAAGAGCAAAATTAAAATGACTAACAGGTTATTAGGAAAAGTCAGAACAGTATTAGAGGATGAATCATCTTTGGAGTTTCTTGATTTAATAGATGAAGATGATGTTCCACAAGTAAGTGATGTTACTTTGATGTTATCTCAATACGTAGCATCAATGAAAAAATTTAAAAATAGCCATTATGGTTCTTATAGTGGTGGATATGGATGGGTAATTAGATGAAACCTCCATTTACATGAAAACACGAAAAATTTGATATATTTATGATATGTTAAAAAAAATGCAAAAATCTAACATATCAATTAAACTATGTTAAAAAAACACGAAAATGTTAACAAAGCTTTAGACCTATGTGTAAAAAGTAGTAAAAATAACCCATAGATAGACAAAAAAGGCAAACATTGGAATCCAAAATAAACCGAATAACCGACATCCTCCGCCGCGATGACGGCATCAGCGGGGCGATGATGTATACAGAGCAGATCTCTTGGATACTCTTTCTCAAGTTCATAAACGATCTTGAGATCAACAAGGCAGAAGAGGCAGAGTTGGATGGGAAGGAGTATACCTACATCATAGATGAGAAGTACCGTTGGGATGTTTGGGCTTGTCCTAAAGATGCTAAGGGGAAGCTTGATCTTATGAATGCTCAGAGCGGGGATGATCTGCTGGAGTTTGTGAATGGGGAGTTGTTTCCTTACCTCAAGGGGTTTAAGTCCATCACGGCAGATGTGAAGTCGGTGAAGTATAAGATAGGGGCTATTTTTGAGTTTATTGATAACCGTATTGCCAACGGGCATACGCTTCGGGAAGTGCTGGACATCATAGATGCGATGGACTTTCACTCTCAGGCTGATCTGTTTCAGCTTTCAGTCATTTATGAGAAACTGCTCAAAGACATGGGGAGTGACGGGGGTAATTCCGGTGAGTTTTATACGCCCCGGCCGCTCATTAAGGTCATTGTCGATGTGCTTGACCCGAAGATAGGGGAGACCATTTATGATCCTGCTGCGGGGAGCTGCGGGTTTCTCATAGATGCTTACAACCATATACGCTATGAAGATGTGGCGTCCAACAAACAGAGAGAACTCTCTACCGAGCAGCTCAAGTTCTTAAACGAAGATACTTTTTTCGGCAACGAGAAGACACCGCTGAGCTACGTGATGGGTGTGATGAATATGATACTCCACGGCATCGAGTCGCCCAACATCGCCAAAGCCAATACCCTTACCAAAGACATACGGGGACTGGAGGAGAAAGACCGTTACGATGTCATTCTTGCCAACCCGCCTTTTGGTGGTAAGGAGAAAGAGCAGATACAGCAGAACTTCCCCATAAAGTCCAACGCGACAGAGCTTCTGTTCCTCCAGCACATGATGAACCACCTCAAGCTTGAGGGCAGGTGTGGTGTGGTCATTCCCGAGGGTGTGCTGTTTCAGACGAACAAGGCGTTTCAGGCGGTTAAAAAGGAGCTTCTGGAGCGTTTTAACGTGCATACCATACTTAGCCTGCCCAGCGGGGTGTTTTTGCCGTACAGTGGGGTTAAGACCAATGTGGTGTTTTTCGACCGTAACGGGAGTACTTCGGACATCTTCTACTACGAAGTGAACCCGCCATACAAGCTTACCAAGAACAAGCCCATACAGTATGAACATTTCAAAGAGTTCTTGGACGTATGGAAAGAGCGAAAGTTGACCGATAACTCGTGGGTAGTCAATGTCAATGACATAGTAGATTATGACATCTCTGCAAAGAACCCGAATAATGTAGAAGTTATCGAGCATAAAGCACCCCTGGAACTGGTAGAGAGCATTAAGACGAACAATGCACAGATAGATGTGTTGATGGATGAGATCAGGGTGATCTTGGAGGGGAAAGATGTGTAAGAAATTCGATACCAAAACTCGTTCCCATGCTCTGCGTGGGAATGCATATAGGCGTTTGGTATGGGTTGCAGGTTGTTTTTTGGATTGGGTTGGAGTATGCATTCCCACGTGCAACGTGGG
The sequence above is drawn from the Sulfurovum riftiae genome and encodes:
- a CDS encoding type II toxin-antitoxin system death-on-curing family toxin, which encodes MKNQELSLQEAKGFVEIVGSYAKSWALLQGYDDQSLQEVLQSREEKFVLDYDEAKAAIAELKRTLIAKGEATELFGQEKAGEFKGNLLNIYQSFGGADLLPSLEAKAANLLYYIIKGHPFNDGNKRIGAYLFVLFLHKNGMLYKPNGEPKINDNALASVALLVAQSDPTHKEILIRLVMNMLYDGDEKIEVV
- the hsdR gene encoding EcoAI/FtnUII family type I restriction enzme subunit R, with amino-acid sequence MAFTEADTRAKLIDPRLKSSNWLESNIVREYYFTDGRKLIGGKRGKQYYVDYLLVYENTNLAIIEAKAENKDPLDGLQQSINYAQKLKIDFVYATNGHKIYEHNLITGKGDWVEKFPTPQTLFERKFPTITPAKEKLIKQPYHFEGNMKPRYYQQIAVDKTLEAIANGKDKVLLTLATGTGKTYIAFQIVYRLFEAKWSRTGTERRPKVLFLADRNVLADQAFNTFNPLEKDIVRVNGKEIRKRGGRVPTNANVFFAIYQSIAERKSDEFDAENDVTAYYKQYPPEFFDLVIIDECHRGSANEESSWRDILDYFGSAVHLGLTATPKRGDNVDTYAYFGEPVYEYSLKEGINDGFLTPYKVKRIQTNIDEYRFNPNDIIQGELEEQIVALDKFEKQVIIPKRTELIARTILEQINPMDKTIVFCVNQKHAIDMKIAIDKYKTVKDNDYCVRVTSDEGEIGRDYLEAFQNNDRDIPTILTSSKMLTTGVDAKNVRNVVLTAPIRSMTEFKQIIGRGTRVYDGKDFFTIIDFVGATNLFYDDAWDGLPEEQIDDTTVEPDKGADKIKEPKQPYGSSTGSDTDETESKKQEKVTIDIRGRKLKVIDIETTYVGEDGIPLKTHEYLEFLVGVLEKFFHDEKQLREIWSDPIKREELLEKLRAMQIDEVQLEELKTIFDAEDSDIYDVLAHLAFNLDIKTRSERAFAVHYRKYIEKYHNGKVKAFLNFILERYEKDGVKEMGSDKLSSLIKLSGIDRNELKEAFESAANIREGYFGLQREIYR
- a CDS encoding PDDEXK nuclease domain-containing protein, which codes for MVEKNSFYENVKNILQSARANAYKQVNFIMVEAYWNIGKQIVEEEQSGKERAEYGKYLIKELSKRLTDDFGKGFTQQNLRNMRQFYKLFPIRSSLRSELAWTHYRLLLRIDNQVSREWYMNEAVASNWSTRALERQIGSHYYERIVASRDKSIIKEEAEQHTKSMQLTPKDIIKDPYVLEFLDLKDNKNFRENDLESALIDKVQDFLLELGRGFAFVSRQKHIRTELSDFYIDLVFYNYILKCFVIIDLKRGKLSHQDIGQMDMYVNMFNDLEKAPEDNPTIGIILCTDKDNTVVKYSSIDNEKLFVSKYQLYLPTEEELKAEIEKDILELGLMNIDDQKDYIGNN
- a CDS encoding type I restriction-modification system subunit M, giving the protein MESKINRITDILRRDDGISGAMMYTEQISWILFLKFINDLEINKAEEAELDGKEYTYIIDEKYRWDVWACPKDAKGKLDLMNAQSGDDLLEFVNGELFPYLKGFKSITADVKSVKYKIGAIFEFIDNRIANGHTLREVLDIIDAMDFHSQADLFQLSVIYEKLLKDMGSDGGNSGEFYTPRPLIKVIVDVLDPKIGETIYDPAAGSCGFLIDAYNHIRYEDVASNKQRELSTEQLKFLNEDTFFGNEKTPLSYVMGVMNMILHGIESPNIAKANTLTKDIRGLEEKDRYDVILANPPFGGKEKEQIQQNFPIKSNATELLFLQHMMNHLKLEGRCGVVIPEGVLFQTNKAFQAVKKELLERFNVHTILSLPSGVFLPYSGVKTNVVFFDRNGSTSDIFYYEVNPPYKLTKNKPIQYEHFKEFLDVWKERKLTDNSWVVNVNDIVDYDISAKNPNNVEVIEHKAPLELVESIKTNNAQIDVLMDEIRVILEGKDV